The region CGAGACGGCGTTCAAGAACTTCTTCGGCTCGATCAGTGGCAAGCGCGCGGCCACATCAACGCGGCGGTCAACGTCGCGAAGGCGGCCGGACTGGTCGTGACAGCCTGTCGAGCGAACGCAAGCCCGCCCACCTCGGTGGAGGCTGATCGAGGTGAAGCAGGAACCCACCGAGGTGACCTGACGCGTGTGGAGACCCGCGCGTCAGGCACGGCAGGACTCACCGGCCTTCAAGCCGTTGAGGAAATCAATGCGGTGCGTCCGGTGACTTCAACGAACTGCACTGGAACGAACGCGCCGCCAAGCGGGCGGGCTGCCGGACGTGATCGCGCACGGCATGTTCACCATGGCGCGGGTGGGCAGGCTGGTCACCGACTGGGCCGGTGATCCCGGCACCGTGGTCGAGGGTGCGGTGGCGGAGAAGCTCGGCGACGGGATGCGTCGCCGTCGAGCTCACAGCCTCGGTGGACGGTGCCGGCGTGCTCAGCGCGGTGCGCGCGGTGGCCCGGCTCGGCCGAGCCGAAGACGGCGACGCGAACATCGGTGTGGCCCGGATACCGCAGTCGGGCTTGCCACGATCGGCAGCGGCAGGGTCGCCGCTTCTCCTACGCTCACGCGCATGCCCGCGCTGACACCGCAGTCGATCCTCGAAGGACGCAGGACCAACCGCACACCCGTGCCGCTGATCATCGGACTGGTCGTGTCGGGAATCTGCCTGCTGCTCGCCCTGGCCTTCTACCTGGCCACGGGGGAGCCGGTGGGCGTGCTGGTCGGCACCCTGCTCGCGCTGCCGACCGCGGCGGTGCTGGTCGGGCTGATCCTGCTCGTCGACCGGCTCGAACCGGAGCCGCGACTGCACCTGCTGCTCGCCTTCGGTTGGGGCGGCGGGGTGGCGATCGTCGGCGCGCTCATCGTCAACAGCCTCGGCGGCGCCGTGCTGGAACTCGCGGTCGGCCCGGATGTCGGGACGTTCATCACGATGGCGGTCGTGGCACCGGTGGTCGAGGAGAGCTTCAAGGGCGTGCTGCTGCTGTTGGTGCTGTGGTGGTGGCGGCATGAGATCGACGGGCCTACCGACGGCATCGTCTACGCGAGCCTGTGCGGGTTGGGCTTCGCGCTAGTCGAAAATGTCCTCTACTACATGCGCGGCTTCGAGGGACCGCAGGGCGAGTTCTGGTTGACGGTCCTGGTGCGCGGTGTCATCGCGCCGCTGGGGCATCCGCTGTACACGGCGCTGACCGGACTCGGCGTCGCCTACGCCGCGACCCACCGCGGCGCAGGGCGCTTCCTCGCGGTGGTCGCCGGCTGGTTCGGCGCCGTCCTGCTGCACGGGCTGTGGAACGGCTCGACCGCGTTCGGCCTGCCCGGACTGCTCTTCGCCTACGCGGTCGAGGCCGCGGTGCTGGTGGTGATGATCGTGGTGCTGGTGCGCGACCGGCGCAGGCTGGTGGGGTTGATCCGCACCTACCTGCCCGCCTACGTGCCCAGCGGACTGGTGCAGCCCGGCGACATCGGCATGCTCGGGACCATGGCCGGGCGCAGGCAGGCCCGGCACTGGGCGCGCAGGCAGGCCGGCGGCACCGGGGTCCGCGCGATGGGCGACTACCAGCTCGCCGCGACCGAGCTCGCGCTGCTGCACGACCGCGCGCGGCGGGGAACGATCGATCCGCACGCCTTCCACGCGCGCCGGGAGGCGATCGTGGGCCTGATGCGCGCCGCCGCCACGGCGTTCATGCGCCGACTCCCGCAGGCGCCGCCGCCGCCGTGGGCGGTGCGGCAGCAGCAGTCGGGGTTCTTCGCCCCGCCGTCGAACCTGCACGTGGCCCGGCTGCCGTCGTTCCCGCCGCAGCGGCAGCCCGTCCCGCCGCGGGGAGCGGGAGGTCCCGGGCAGCAGTGGCCGCCGCGCTGACGCCTCACATGGTGCGGATCTTCGGCCACAGCACCGACCACGGCACCTTCGGGCCCTCGTAGAAGGTGACCGTGTCGCCCTGGGCGAGGTTGAGCAGGCCGAGGTCGCTGTGCACGGTGGCCAGCTCGCGGCCGGTCCCGAAGTAGGGCGCGAGCGGCTGGGCGTTGCCGACGTAGAGCATCGCGGTGGCCTGGTCCGGCGGCGCTCCGAAGAACCAGTAGCCGCGGTGCGGGCTGTAGGCGCGAGGCAGGCCGAGCTCGCGGCCGTGCACGTCCAGGGCTCCGGTCGTGTAGTAGCTCTCGCCGACGACCGCGGTCCGCCTGCGCACCTCCGCGGGCAGCGAGTGGTAGGTGTCGGCGACCGTGCGCGCCAGCTCGGGCCAGCCGGTCTCGTAGAGCCTCGGGAAGTTCGGGAACTCGGGATGGCGCGCCAGCAGCGGCAGCGGGTAGATCGGCAGCAGCGCCAGCGGGAGCACCGCGGAGAGCAGGTACGCCGGCCACGGCAGCCGGCGCCACCGGTGGACACCGCGCCGTTCGCGGCGCTGCTGGAGACCGACGGCCGCGGCGGCGAACAGCAGGGCGTAGAGCCCGGCGAGGTAGTTGGCGCGGCCGCTGGCGGCGAGGTAGAACAGCGCCACCGCGGCCACCGTCCAGCCGAGGAACCGGTGGCCGGGTGCGCGCAGCAGCCACCACAGCCCGTAGCCGCAGAACACCGAGCCCACCGCGATCCCGGAGTACAGCAGTACGTTGGGCAGGAACAGCAGCCTGCTCGACTCGCCGTCGACGACGGTGCCCATGTCCAGCGCGGGCCAGTCGTTGGCCGCCTGCCACACCAGCGTCGGCACGGCGGTGATCAGCGCGACGCCCGCGCCGACCCACAGCAACGGCCTGCTCAGCAGGGCGCGGGGGCCGACCGCGAGCAGGCTGACCAGCAGCGCGACGCAGAGGACGACGATCTGGAACTTGGTCTGCACGGCCAGGGCCACCACCAGTCCGGCCGCGAGCAGCAACCGGTCCCGGTGCAGGCCCTGCCGGTGCAGCCGCACCCAGCGCACCAGCAGCCAGATGACGGTGGCCCACTGCGCCGGCTCCATCGTCGCGGCGGCCAGCCAGTGCCCGCTGAGCAGCAGCCACGGCGAGAGCGGGTAGGCGGCCGCGGCCAGGGTCTGGGCGCGCCGGTCACCGCCGAGCTCGCGCGTGATCAGGGCGGTGACCACGACGCCGAGCACGGTGACCAGCACGGCGGGCAGCCGGAACACGACCAGCCGGCCGGGGAAGGCGGCGTCGAGCACCCACGCGAGCAACGGCACC is a window of Saccharopolyspora erythraea NRRL 2338 DNA encoding:
- a CDS encoding glycosyltransferase family 39 protein, with the translated sequence MPPPAPGLPPPARGPVLAVAAAAGALLVLLSGRYGYVTDELYFLAAGKYYLDWGYMDQQPLVPLLAWVLDAAFPGRLVVFRLPAVLVTVLGVVVTALITRELGGDRRAQTLAAAAYPLSPWLLLSGHWLAAATMEPAQWATVIWLLVRWVRLHRQGLHRDRLLLAAGLVVALAVQTKFQIVVLCVALLVSLLAVGPRALLSRPLLWVGAGVALITAVPTLVWQAANDWPALDMGTVVDGESSRLLFLPNVLLYSGIAVGSVFCGYGLWWLLRAPGHRFLGWTVAAVALFYLAASGRANYLAGLYALLFAAAAVGLQQRRERRGVHRWRRLPWPAYLLSAVLPLALLPIYPLPLLARHPEFPNFPRLYETGWPELARTVADTYHSLPAEVRRRTAVVGESYYTTGALDVHGRELGLPRAYSPHRGYWFFGAPPDQATAMLYVGNAQPLAPYFGTGRELATVHSDLGLLNLAQGDTVTFYEGPKVPWSVLWPKIRTM
- a CDS encoding PrsW family intramembrane metalloprotease, with product MPALTPQSILEGRRTNRTPVPLIIGLVVSGICLLLALAFYLATGEPVGVLVGTLLALPTAAVLVGLILLVDRLEPEPRLHLLLAFGWGGGVAIVGALIVNSLGGAVLELAVGPDVGTFITMAVVAPVVEESFKGVLLLLVLWWWRHEIDGPTDGIVYASLCGLGFALVENVLYYMRGFEGPQGEFWLTVLVRGVIAPLGHPLYTALTGLGVAYAATHRGAGRFLAVVAGWFGAVLLHGLWNGSTAFGLPGLLFAYAVEAAVLVVMIVVLVRDRRRLVGLIRTYLPAYVPSGLVQPGDIGMLGTMAGRRQARHWARRQAGGTGVRAMGDYQLAATELALLHDRARRGTIDPHAFHARREAIVGLMRAAATAFMRRLPQAPPPPWAVRQQQSGFFAPPSNLHVARLPSFPPQRQPVPPRGAGGPGQQWPPR